A genome region from Chlorobaculum tepidum TLS includes the following:
- the def gene encoding peptide deformylase, whose product MILPINTYSDPVLAMKAKPLKGVDSAIEELIAEMFDTMYKAPGIGLAAPQVGHSLRLVVVDISTIKEYADFKPMVVINPRIVAVRGRSLMEEGCLSVPGIAGNVVRPSAITLHYRDEKFEEHTADFHSMMARVLQHEIDHLDGTLFVDRMDKRDRRKIQKELDAIAEGRVKADYPLARDVNRVEAEA is encoded by the coding sequence ATGATTTTACCGATCAATACCTATAGCGACCCGGTACTCGCTATGAAAGCCAAGCCCCTGAAAGGGGTCGATTCAGCAATCGAGGAGTTGATTGCCGAGATGTTCGATACTATGTACAAGGCACCGGGCATCGGACTTGCTGCGCCGCAAGTGGGTCACTCGCTACGCCTGGTAGTGGTGGATATTTCCACCATCAAGGAGTATGCCGATTTCAAGCCGATGGTGGTTATCAATCCCCGCATCGTTGCCGTTCGCGGGCGCAGCCTGATGGAGGAGGGGTGCCTCAGCGTGCCGGGCATTGCGGGTAACGTCGTCCGGCCGTCGGCCATCACCCTGCACTACCGTGACGAGAAGTTTGAGGAGCACACCGCCGATTTTCACAGCATGATGGCCCGCGTGCTTCAGCACGAGATCGACCATCTCGACGGCACGCTTTTCGTGGACCGCATGGACAAGCGTGATCGCCGCAAAATCCAGAAGGAGCTTGACGCCATCGCCGAAGGACGGGTGAAGGCCGATTATCCGCTGGCCCGTGACGTTAACCGTGTCGAAGCGGAGGCCTGA
- a CDS encoding DMT family transporter yields MPWLYLILAIIAEVSGTTSMKLSAGFTKPVPSVFIFVFYATSLTFLTLALRTLPVGMSYAIWSALGTALITAIGVLWFGEGLNALKIISLILIIAGIAGLHFSQEHMK; encoded by the coding sequence ATGCCCTGGCTCTATCTGATCCTCGCCATCATCGCCGAAGTCTCCGGCACCACCAGCATGAAGCTCTCGGCAGGCTTCACCAAGCCGGTGCCATCGGTTTTCATTTTCGTTTTTTACGCCACGAGTCTTACTTTCCTCACACTGGCGCTCAGAACTTTGCCTGTCGGCATGTCCTACGCCATCTGGTCGGCGCTCGGCACGGCGCTCATCACGGCAATCGGCGTGCTCTGGTTCGGAGAAGGATTGAACGCGCTCAAGATAATCTCCCTGATCCTGATCATCGCGGGCATTGCCGGATTGCATTTCAGTCAGGAACACATGAAGTAA
- the proB gene encoding glutamate 5-kinase, with amino-acid sequence MSHQHPVYRRIVVKVGTNVITGRNGKLDPAILDSLTSQIAALMQDGVEVILVTSGAVSAGRGIVSLSGNLTPVETRQVLAATGQIRLINAYNDRFKKHGITGAQLLVTKGDFRDRQHYLNMRTCFEALLQQKIVPIVNENDAVAITELMFTDNDELSGLIASMLQVDANIILSNVDGLFDTQSEGNPVIEEIDPGTKNFSQYIRPGKSEFGRGGMLTKCNIAHKLSRLGITVHIANGTTPGILQTIAHGGKAGTKFIAQKPKQSRKRWVALSEGLEKGAVIINQGAIDALTSGQRATSLLPVGITGVEGSFQRGDIIRICSTDGKVIGYGMASCTAEKARSAMGQKGLKPVIHYDHLYLVP; translated from the coding sequence ATGAGTCACCAACATCCGGTTTACAGGCGAATTGTCGTCAAGGTTGGAACCAACGTCATTACGGGGCGCAACGGCAAGCTCGATCCAGCGATTCTCGACAGCCTGACCTCGCAGATCGCCGCACTCATGCAGGACGGCGTTGAAGTCATTCTCGTCACCTCCGGCGCGGTCAGCGCCGGGCGCGGCATCGTGTCGCTCAGCGGTAATCTGACGCCGGTCGAGACGCGCCAGGTGCTGGCCGCCACCGGGCAGATCCGGCTCATCAACGCCTACAATGACCGTTTCAAAAAACACGGCATAACCGGTGCTCAACTGCTCGTCACCAAGGGCGATTTCCGCGACCGCCAGCACTACCTCAACATGCGCACCTGCTTCGAAGCGCTGCTTCAGCAGAAGATCGTGCCGATCGTCAACGAGAACGACGCCGTGGCAATCACCGAGCTGATGTTCACCGACAACGACGAACTCTCCGGCCTCATCGCATCGATGTTGCAGGTGGACGCGAACATCATTCTCTCGAACGTGGATGGCCTGTTCGATACACAGAGCGAAGGGAACCCGGTGATCGAGGAGATCGATCCCGGCACGAAGAACTTCAGCCAGTACATCCGCCCCGGAAAATCGGAATTCGGGCGTGGCGGCATGCTCACCAAGTGCAACATCGCGCACAAACTCTCGCGCCTCGGCATCACTGTGCATATCGCCAACGGCACCACTCCCGGCATTCTACAGACCATCGCGCACGGCGGAAAAGCCGGCACGAAGTTCATCGCCCAGAAACCAAAGCAGAGCCGCAAGCGCTGGGTCGCGCTCAGTGAAGGGCTTGAGAAGGGAGCCGTCATCATCAATCAGGGCGCCATCGACGCCCTGACCTCCGGCCAGAGAGCCACAAGTCTTTTGCCTGTCGGCATCACCGGCGTCGAAGGCTCGTTCCAGCGCGGCGACATCATCCGCATCTGCTCGACAGATGGCAAGGTCATCGGTTACGGCATGGCCTCCTGCACCGCAGAAAAAGCCCGCTCAGCGATGGGCCAGAAAGGCCTCAAACCGGTCATCCACTACGATCACCTGTATCTGGTGCCGTAG
- the fmt gene encoding methionyl-tRNA formyltransferase, giving the protein MRVVFMGTPEFAVPSLRRIAAMKPQFETVLVVTGCDKPRRSKNSPPEPTPVKQAALELGLPVLEADDVSSHEFALQVAAARPDVIVVAAFRVLPPEVLELPPLGTFNLHGSLLPAYRGAAPVNWAIINGDAETGVTTFFLQKSVDTGNIITMDRTPIGPDENAFELLKRLSEIGAGTVERTLTMIADGAVMPEKQDERFATKAPKLNRENTRIDWNQPVQRLHDFIRGLALKPAAWTTFGGKSLKIYKAKACAIETAPDEPGTLRIADGRLLVAGTDGWIELLSVQAEGKKAMDGELFARGLRARKEMLRFL; this is encoded by the coding sequence TTGAGAGTTGTTTTCATGGGAACACCGGAGTTTGCCGTTCCTTCGCTGCGCCGTATCGCGGCCATGAAGCCGCAGTTCGAGACGGTGCTGGTCGTGACAGGCTGCGACAAGCCTCGCCGCAGCAAAAACTCGCCGCCCGAGCCGACGCCGGTCAAGCAGGCGGCGCTCGAACTGGGGCTTCCGGTTCTGGAGGCCGATGATGTCAGCAGTCATGAGTTTGCCTTGCAAGTCGCCGCTGCAAGGCCGGACGTGATCGTGGTGGCAGCGTTCCGCGTTCTGCCACCGGAAGTGCTCGAGCTGCCGCCGCTCGGCACCTTCAACCTGCACGGCTCGCTGCTTCCCGCCTATCGCGGCGCGGCGCCGGTTAACTGGGCGATCATCAATGGCGACGCCGAAACCGGTGTGACCACCTTTTTTCTTCAGAAGTCAGTCGATACCGGCAACATCATCACGATGGATCGCACGCCGATTGGTCCGGACGAGAACGCCTTTGAGCTGCTCAAGCGATTGTCGGAAATTGGTGCAGGTACGGTCGAGCGCACGCTCACGATGATCGCCGATGGCGCGGTGATGCCTGAAAAGCAGGATGAGCGGTTCGCCACGAAAGCGCCGAAGCTGAACCGCGAGAACACCCGCATCGACTGGAACCAGCCGGTGCAACGCCTGCATGACTTCATCCGCGGTCTCGCGCTGAAACCTGCCGCATGGACAACTTTCGGCGGAAAGAGTCTGAAAATCTACAAGGCGAAGGCCTGTGCCATTGAAACAGCGCCGGATGAACCGGGGACGCTCCGCATCGCGGACGGGCGACTGCTCGTGGCCGGAACTGACGGCTGGATCGAACTGCTCAGCGTGCAGGCCGAGGGCAAAAAAGCGATGGACGGTGAACTGTTCGCTCGTGGACTTCGCGCCAGAAAGGAGATGCTTCGCTTTTTATGA
- a CDS encoding Fur family transcriptional regulator has product MKQTGSDTIAKVEALFKSYMKEEGLRCTQERLSVLREMYGSSTHLDADELFVRLRKKGVAISRATVYHTLDLLFRFNLVTKIDLGHKHTHYEKSWGVTNHLHIICLKCGHVSEATSCELPELMETLCVGHGYSLGSFSLQLFGECADKEACARRISNKHKEKT; this is encoded by the coding sequence GTGAAACAAACGGGCAGCGACACGATCGCAAAGGTCGAAGCGCTTTTCAAATCGTACATGAAGGAGGAGGGGCTCCGCTGCACCCAGGAGCGCCTGAGCGTGCTCAGAGAGATGTATGGCTCCAGCACCCACCTTGACGCCGACGAGCTCTTTGTCCGGCTGCGTAAAAAAGGAGTTGCCATTTCACGCGCCACGGTGTACCACACCCTTGACCTGCTCTTCAGGTTCAACCTCGTCACCAAGATCGATCTCGGCCATAAGCACACCCACTACGAAAAATCCTGGGGCGTGACCAACCACCTGCACATCATCTGTCTGAAATGCGGACACGTTTCGGAGGCCACGAGCTGCGAGCTGCCGGAATTGATGGAAACGCTCTGCGTCGGGCACGGCTACTCGCTCGGCAGTTTCAGCCTGCAACTCTTTGGCGAGTGCGCAGACAAGGAGGCCTGCGCCCGGCGCATCAGCAACAAGCACAAAGAGAAAACCTGA